Within the Oryzias melastigma strain HK-1 linkage group LG8, ASM292280v2, whole genome shotgun sequence genome, the region taaGAAATCTAAAATGTATCTAAGGCGTACAGTAATGATATACTGAACTTgatagttcttttttttgtttctgataaGTGATTTTAGGACTTTTGTGAGCATAATGACAATGTTAGGCTATGGAAAGACTTGAGGCCTCCTTATGTAGTTTTATAATGTAGCTCCTAATTAAGGTGGAAAGACTCTGATCCATTTCTCACAGGATGTTCCTGCCTTTCTCTTCGAAGCGTCGTGGTGAACGATGGCCGCTTTCGCCATCCGTGTTCCGTAAATGTTTCAAAACGTTCCCCAGAGTTTCTTTCTTTCAGTCCCGTTTGGAGGGACCTACCTTTGTAAAGTCTTGATGACAATTCAACTTGCTGCTGGAAAAGCAGCGTCTGATCTTACTAGTGATTGTTGTTGCCATATATTTTCACCCGCTGACACTGTGTAGGGTAAGCCAGGGAAAACTTTTTAGTCCCTCGACACTGGTTAGCTGATGTGGCAGATTTGAGGGCCGCTACTCATCATTTGTCTTTTAGTTCTAGTCCGGAGTGGTCGATTTGTAACTGAAGTGTGCATGGCTGTCTGCTTAGTGGTGTTAAGTCATAAAATCCTGGGACATAATTTTGCACCAGCCTCTCTCATTGAAGTAGATTATTAGGAAAGAAAGTCGGTCATAATCTGTCGATGTAACCAACAAGTGTGTTTGCCTGCCAGGTTTCTCATCTCCTAAAATGAAGATTATTTGGGGTGGGAGGGGTTAAAGAAGCACAAATGTCAGCTTCTATTAATTTTGTCTCTGGTAGGATAAGTTTTTTGCTATAAACAATTCCCATCAACACAGGAAatggaaggttttttttttgtttgtttgtttttttcatttattttttttctttttagtgtttttgtttacttttttcacctGATATAACAGTGTTTCGAATCTCAAAAAAAGAGCTGCAACACCCCGCGGTGACGCGCTCGTGTCGGCAGTCCAGAGGGTGGTAAAAGTTCAAGCAGTTCCTGTGCCACTAACGATTGGTATTAAAACCCTCGAGGCTTTACCACTCCTCACCATGTTGAAATGCAAAAACGTGCACAAAATTGATGTTAAGACTAGTTGTCCtcaagtttttgtatttatttttattttttttatcatttcgtttactttttgtttaaaggtttatgtgattgtttaatttattttgttttttgagttgtttttttatattttatttttttgtgctccGCGGCACAAAtgatttaagactttaaaagttttttttgttccttttcctttattctttttatttaaagaacagttttattttcGTTGTTTTACAGCGTACGATCTAAGTATCAAACTTCTTGTGGATGGAACAACAGCCGGGCGCACACCTTTTTGGGAAACAAATTTGAAAGCAAAATTCACaatttgttttgatcttaagATAAGGCAGGCAGTTCAAATTAATGTATCTTTGGCTAAACTGTGGTGAAGGTTGGGATATAATCTTATGTatccctttttatttaattttgtgtataaggggaaataaagtttttttccattaaCTTGTGAGTTGggtaaatttgtattttatttttttcacaaatgatAGCAATTCGttgatttgaattgatctaagcttaatacactgctcacaaaaattaaaggaacacttatTTTACTGGGCCTGGCATAAATTGAATTAAAGCTGTATGATGATgttcttgttggttaagcagctgagggcctcgttaatcaatttcagctgtattggtgttcatggagttaacaacaggtgcacttcagtggcaacaattagaaaacNNNNNNNNNNNNNNNNNNNNNNNNNNNNNNNNNNNNNNNNNNNNNNNNNNNNNNNNNNNNNNNNNNNNNNNNNNNNNNNNNNNNNNNNNNNNNNNNNNNNNNNNNNNNNNNNNNNNNNNNNNNNNNNNNNNNNNNNNNNNNNNNNNNNNNNNNNNNNNNNNNNNNNNNNNNNNNNNNNNNNNNNNNNNNNNNNNNNNNNNNNNNNNNNNNNNNNNNNNNNNNNNNNNNNNNNNNNNNNNNNNNNNNNNNNNNNNNNNNNNNNNNNNNNNNNNNNNNNNNNNNNNNNNNNNNNNNNNNNNNNNNNNNNNNNNNNNNNNNNNNNNNNNNNNNNNgcggaacaggctgagcactgctcatgtcctacagaatgacctccagagggccactggtgtgaatgtctctacccaaacaatcaggaacgcACAGACGTCTACTGCccaggaaatggtgctctgactgccataaggtatcccgatgaaatccttgaacccattgtcagaccctacgctggtgcagtatgTCCTGGTTTCTTCCTAATgtacgacaatgcccggcctcacgtggcaagagtatgcaggcagtacctggaggatgaaggaattgaaacaattgaatggccttcaggATCcactgacttaaacccaatagaccatctctgggacattatgtttgttatgtttgggtccattaggcgccgaaAGGTTgttcctcagactgtacaacagctcagggatgccctcacacagatctgggaggaaatgccataaGACACCATCaatcgtctcattaggagcatgctgccacgttgtcaagcatccatacaagctggtgggggccacacaagatactgaaaagcattttgagttgcagaaattaaattttagagAAAATGGACTCGCCTGCCACATCTttatttcactctgattttatggtgtctacacaattgagccctCTGTAGGctggaaacttttatttccaataaaagacttggcatccttttgttcctaagacactgccctgtcgttatttgtatagatatccaacttcatattgagatctgatgtatctaatgtgtttctttaaagtgctccttcaatttttgtgagcagtatagaTCAAAAATCAATCAGTGAcagtagagatcaatctagcACAGGCTGAAGTCTGCTAGCTATATTCTAATGTATAATGGTATTCCCCATAGGATGGTGGACCTAAACATactttgctgactaaatgaacatctttataaactcccaggcatgaattttccaaactcttttaaggaaacatttttttaagcaaccatttgtggtctaaaacagtttttgctcatacttttttcttctggaataagcaTAGACTGTATTTTATATAGTCTAtggtgtaatgctgtagcgtGATCGCCCCCTAGTTGCCAAACTGAAACTTCCTCCAGGAGCGTTTCCATTTgtgaatccatgtaacactatgGCATTAACTATCTCATcatttcattaatacattttacagaatacattttacagtgtctgaactttatcagattaaaattaatttcttcaaaacacaaatgtattaataatataatattagcTTCCACAGTCATGAGATCTCAATCCAGTaaatcacctttgggatgtggtggaacgggagatcgGCATCACAGATGTgcagctgacaaatctgcagcaactgtgttaTGATGACGTCAATATGTAtcaaactctgaggaatgtttgcagtaccttgttgaatctgtGCTACataggattaaggcagttctgaagacaAGAGGTCCAACCCAGTACTAGTAAGACTTGCCTAATAAAGTGTGGTGAGTGTATATTtaacaaagaagaaaagtgCAACTTTGTgtcaaaagaaagttttaataCTTCTCtaataaacaaaacactgaaacaaaagtcaaacaGAGTTAAATTCAGAATATTAATTTTAGTTGTTTAATGAAAGTTATGCTTCTTTTTANNNNNNNNNNNNNNNNNNNNNNNNNNNNNNNNNNNNNNNNNNNNNNNNNNNNNNNNNNNNNNNNNNNNNNNNNNNNNNNNNNNNNNNNNNNNNNNNNNNNNNNNNNNNNNNNNNNNNNNNNNNNNNNNNNNNNNNNNNNNNNNNNNNNNNNNNNNNNNNNNNNNNNNNNNNNNNNNNNNNNNNNNNNNNNNNNNNNNNNNNNNNNNNNNNNNNNNNNNNNNNNNNNNNNNNNNNNNNNNNNNNNNNNNNNNNNNNNNNNNNNNNNNNNNNNNNNNNNNNNNNNNNNNNNNNNNNNNNNNNNNNNNNNNNNNNNNNNNNNNNNNNNNNNNNNNNNNNNNNNNNNNNNNNNNNNNNNNNNNNNNNNNNNNNNNNNNNNNNNNNNNNNNNNNNNNNNNNNNNNNNNNNNNNNNNNNNNNNNNNNNNNNNNNNNNNNNNNNNNNNNNNNNNNNNNNNNNNNNNNNNNNNNNNNNNNNNNNNNNNNNNNNNNNNNNNNNNNNNNNNNNNNNNNNNNNNNNNNNNNNNNNNNNNNNNNNNNNNNNNNNNNNNNNNNNNNNNNNNNNNNNNNNNNNNNNNNNNNNNNNNNNNNNNNNNNNNNNNNNNNNNNNNNNNNNNNNNNNNNNNNNNNNNNNNNNNNNNNNNNNNNNNNNNNNNNNNNNNNNNNNNNNNNNNNNNNNNNNNNNNNNNNNNNNNNNNNNNNNNNNNNNNNNNNNNNNNNNNNNNNNNNNNNNNNNNNNNNNNNNNNNNNNNNNNNNNNNNNNNNNNNNNNNNNNNNNNNNNNNNNNNNNNNNNNNNNNNNNNNNNNNNNNNNNNNNNNNNNNNNNNNNNNNNNNNNNNNNNNNNNNNNNNNNNNNNNNNNNNNNNNNNNNNNNNNNNNNNNNNNNNNNNNNNNNNNNNNNNNNNNNNNNNNNNNNNNNNNNNNNNNNNNNNNNNNNNNNNNNNNNNNNNNNNNNNNNNNNNNNNNNNNNNNNNNNNNNNNNNNNNNNNNNNNNNNNNNNNNNNNNNNNNNNNNNNNNNNNNNNNNNNNNNNNNNNNNNNNNNNNNNNNNNNNNNNNNNNNNNNNNNNNNNNNNNNNNNNNNNNNNNNNNNNNNNNNNNNNNNNNNNNNNNNNNNNNNNNNNNNNNNNNNNNNNNNNNNNNNNNNNNNNNNNNNNNNNNNNNNNNNNNNNNNNNNNNNNNNNNNNNNNNNNNNNNNNNNNNNNNNNNNNNNNNNNNNNNNNNNNNNNNNNNNNNNNNNNNNNNNNNNNNNNNNNNNNNNNNNNNNNNNNNNNNNNNNNNNNNNNNNNNNNNNNNNNNNNNNNNNNNNNNNNNNNNNNNNNNNNNNNNNNNNNNNNNNNNNNNNNNNNNNNNNNNNNNNNNNNNNNNNNNNNNNNNNNNNNNNNNNNNNNNNNNNNNNNNNNNNNNNNNNNNNNNNNNNNNNNNNNNNNNNNNNNNNNNNNNNNNNNNNNNNNNNNNNNNNNNNNNNNNNNNNNNNNNNNNNNNNNNNNNNNNNNNNNNNNNNNNNNNNNNNNNNNNNNNNNNNNNNNNNNNNNNNNNNNNNNNNNNNNNNNNNNNNNNNNNNNNNNNNNNNNNNNNNNNNNNNNNNNNNNNNNNNNNNNNNNNNNNNNNNNNNNNNNNNNNNNNNNNNNNNNNNNNNNNNNNNNNNNNNNNNNNNNNNNNNNNNNNNNNNNNNNNNNNNNNNNNNNNNNNNNNNNNNNNNNNNNNNNNNNNNNNNNNNNNNNNNNNNNNNNNNNNNNNNNNNNNNNNNNNNNNNNNNNNNNNNNNNNNNNNNNNNNNNNNNNNNNNNNNNNNNNNNNNNNNNNNNNNNNNNNNNNNNNNNNNNNNNNNNNNNNNNNNNNNNNNNNNNNNNNNNNNNNNNNNNNNNNNNNNNNNNNNNNNNNNNNNNNNNNNNNNNNNNNNNNNNNNNNNNNNNNNNNNNNNttttctttcttttacagaaACCATGTCAGACCACGCCCCTTCTGTAGCCATGGAGGCTGTCCTGAAGCCCAGCCATGACCTCCCCGAGGACATGCCGAAAATCAGAGGCTATGACTTCAACCAGGGAGTCGATCTCCAGGCGGTGCTGAAGTCCTACCTCACCACAGGCTTTCAGGCCAGCAGTCTAAGCTTAGCCATACAAGAGATCAACCACATGGTATGAGAGCTGATGGGTGGAATAAGGGTTAATTCACCGTTCACAGGCATAGTGAGAGTTTGTATCGTCTGTATATTTCTGCAGACCTACATTACTACACTGTACTTCACTTCAAACTTTAGATcgtatttattttgcattgtgatattattttgattaaatgtatGCCGCAGAAGCTTTTATGAACTTTTTAACACCCACAGATTGAGAAGCGCCTCGAGCCAGTGGAACCAGATGAAGGGAACGAGTTACAACAACACTCTGGTTGCACTATTTTTCTGGGTTACACCTCCAATCTCATCAGCTCTGGAGTGAGAGAAAGTATCCGCTATCTGGCAGAGCACAAAATGGTACAAAGTGTCATATTTGTCCAAATCCGTCAACACTAACAGACACCCAGAGCATTTATTGTATTCTTTGGCTTTGCTTCAGGTGGATGTGATTGTAACCACAGCTGGAGGCATCGAGGAGGATTTGATTAAATGTCTGGCTCACACCTACTTAGGAGACTTTAGTTTGCCAGGGAAAGATCTCCGGCTGAAAGGAATCAACAGGTTTGTATCATAGACTTATATGTGCTAATTTGACATCACTCATAagattttaaatggtaaaaatgttcaCTCTGCCCAACTCAACAAGTGCTCCTTTGGGTGCTGTTGTTACACTAAACCTTCAAAATAGATTAGTTAATTTTAAATTCTCCTTCATCTGCCATGACTATAGAATTGGGAATCTGCTGGTTCCTAATGATAACTACTGTAAATTTGAAGACTGGCTGATGCCCATTCTGGACCAGATGCTGCTGGAGCAGAACACAGAGGTGAGAGTTTGCTTTTGAGTAAAGTTTGGAACAACATTGATGCTTttactgtcactttttaaaaagatttacatGTGGAAATTCCCTTTTTACCTCCAGGGTGTGCGTTGGACTCCCTCCAAAATGATCCATCGACTGGGCAAAGAGATCAATAATACTGACTCTGTGTATTACTGGGCCTATAAGGTTAGTTTTGCATCATTTAAGATAAATCGGTagcttaaattatttatttgctttgatgtattgccttttttaaagttagaatttgtcctcattttaattttttgtgtttgtttcagaaTAACATCCCAGTGTTCAGCCCTGCTCTCACCGATGGCTCTCTGGGAGACATGATTTACTTTCACTCATTTAAAAACCCTGGCCTGGTTTTGGACATTGTAGAAGGTAAAATCACTTTCATATAGTGAGATGAATGTGTTTAGTTACCTCACGATTGTGGTGTTTGTTGCAGATATTCGCAGGTTGAACAGTCTGGCAGTTTTTGCTAAGAAGACCGGAATGATCATCCTGGGAGGAGGGC harbors:
- the LOC112146996 gene encoding deoxyhypusine synthase, with product MSDHAPSVAMEAVLKPSHDLPEDMPKIRGYDFNQGVDLQAVLKSYLTTGFQASSLSLAIQEINHMIEKRLEPVEPDEGNELQQHSGCTIFLGYTSNLISSGVRESIRYLAEHKMVDVIVTTAGGIEEDLIKCLAHTYLGDFSLPGKDLRLKGINRIGNLLVPNDNYCKFEDWLMPILDQMLLEQNTEGVRWTPSKMIHRLGKEINNTDSVYYWAYKNNIPVFSPALTDGSLGDMIYFHSFKNPGLVLDIVEDIRRLNSLAVFAKKTGMIILGGGLVKHHIANANLMRNGADFAVYVNTGQEFDGSDSGARPDEAISWGKIRADAKPVKVYADASLVFPLIVAETFALHFKKLTAEKKAD